Part of the Nostoc sp. PCC 7524 genome is shown below.
CTGCCCTGGTTGCCACTACCTGAGAGGTTTGGTAATCAGTTCTGGCTTCGTCAAATTCAACTAATAACTCTGTAACTTTAGTGCGGATTGTATCAGCTAGTTGTGCGCGGTTGCGTTGCAGTTCGGCTACTTTTATCTGTAAATCACCAATTGCGATCGCATTCCTTTGAGCATCAGCATTCCCGCCCTGTGTGCCTTGAAATAGCGGTATTCCAATGATATTCAATAAGCCATTTATTATCCCCGTGTCACCCCTAAAGATGGAAGCGATATTATCAATTAATCCATTCCCCTTTTGTGGTTGACCTGATATGGGAGTTGGCCCCAATAAATATTGCAGTGCTGGGGTGAGGATAGATAATTGAATTGATTTTTTATTCCTAGCTTTAGCTTCATTGATGCGCTCGTTGGCCTCGTTAATTCGTGCATCGATTTCTTTGAGCAGTGGGGATTGGGCGATCGCTCTATCCTGTAATTGTTGTAAACACACCGCCGAAGTTTCTAGGCAAGGAAGCCCACCGCGCAGCAGCCGCCACATATCATCATTAAATTCTTTTTGGATGATTGCATCTATGCTGGGCTTGTTAAATGGGTTTTGCTCAGGTTTAGGTAATTGTGAATCAGCATCCTGATCCGCTTGTGGCGCGTCTTCTGGGCTTACTTCCTCCTGTGGTTCTTTTTCCTCCGGCTGCTCATTTTCATCGCTTGGCGGGGTTTTGGTTGGTGGTGGTGCGGGTACTTTTATCGGTACTGGTGCTGGTGACTGTGCTTGTACTTCCCCCATTCTTAGAGGAAATAGGAGTAGGACTAATAGTAACAACCGTTGTATATTTTCCATCCTTCCCAGTCCAAGGCTTAATTCGCCTAATATATCCATGCCTTGGGCTTCTCACAATCGGGATTTGTGCTAATTTATCCTCAATTGTGGTGAGTGAAATATTAAGTTGTGCTAACTGGTAATCCCTGTCTCTTATAGCCTGGGCGTACTGCTGCTGTTGCCGTGAGTATTCCTGTTGAGTTTGATTCTCTTGTTGTTGTCTTTTTGCTTCCTCAAGTCCGGCATCATACTCAGTAAGCTGACGGCGATTTTGGGCAGCAATGAGGCGTGATTCTGCCACCTCTAAATCAGATTGTGCAAGTCTCACATTTATTTCTAATTGTTGCAATTCCTGTTGTTGGAGTATTGCAGAGGCGTTGAGTTTAGCCTTGGCTTGGTCGAGTGCAGAATTGGCCTGATCCATTTCAGAGCGCAACTGTTTAAGCTTGGCTTCCTCATGCTGCAAAACTGCATCTTCTAGCCTCATATCCCGCATAGCGAGTATTAATTGTTCCTGCTCCCGCACTTTCTCACTAGCGATTTGTAATCCTGCCTCTGCCTTCTCTGCCTCTGCTCGTCGTTCTGGGTTGTCTGATTTCAATATAATTGTCCGCGCTTCCAATAGTGCGATCGCTTGATTTAACCGCAATCTAGCCTGAGCGATCGCTGCTTTTTCCTCTGAGAATATCGCCGGCGGTAGTGGCTTTAATCCTAGCGATTCCCTTGGTTTGAAGGGTTCAGGGATATTTTTAGACTTGAGATTTTCAATTTGCAATGTGACGGATTGCTTTTGTTTGAGGAGGCGATCGCGCTCTGTGGAATTATCACTAATTACATCACCCTGCCTAATCTCCTGACCAACCCTCACCTTTAAGAATGCTGGATTATCCACAGAAATACTCATTCTTAGAGGTCGATTTTGTTGTAAAAGTGAGTTTGCAGAATCGTCAAATTCCTCTGAGTCATCATCAGGGGGATTTTTTGTATTATTAACTTCTTCACTTTTAGCAGCAATCACGGGCTGATTTTCTGGAGTGCTTCTTACTAAGAAAATCAATCCAATCAGCCCAATACATAAATAAATGTATAAATTATTGCTACTAAATTCTTTCATACTTGGGTTGTAAGACTGGGGTTTAAGTAGTATTCCCAGTCTTAACATTAGCTTTTACTCATTTATAGCAGTGGAATTTGGTTATAGGTAGATTCTGTTTTACCGAGAATTTTCAGAATTTTTCTCCAACGCTTAACAGAGTAAAATGGCTGTTTTGCGTACCACTCTTTTGGATCAATATTATGCTTTGATGAATTGCAAGATAAACAAGCAGGAACTATATTCCCTAAGCAGTCAGATCCACCTTTTGATATGGGAATAAAATGGTCACGAAAAAGAACAGTTTTTTGCAACAGTAAGAACAACAGTTATCAAATTTTTCGTATTGATACTTGAGTTGTTCATCTGTATAGTTAACTAAGTGAACTGCCCGTTTTCTATCCTTTTTTATTCTATGTCCTCGTTTTATTGCTAATCTGCCTTGTTCTGTCTGGCGATAATTTTTTTGTCTTTCAGATATTTGTTCAAAGTTAGTAGCATGATAGTTCCTGTTATATTCTCTTAGCCTCTCTCTATTATCATTTCGATACTTTTGAGCATACTTCTTTATTTTGTCCTTATTAGCTTCTCTATAAGCTTTTTTTCTTTGTTTTATCTTCTCCGAGTGAATGATGTTATAGAGTTTAGCTGACTGCAATATTCTCTCTCTATTTTTCTGATAATTCTCTTTTATCTGCTCTGGTGTTTTGGCGTTTCGTCTACGAACGCAATCAACACAGTCTCTTCCTGCACAGTAACGTAGACTTTTACCAGTCTCATTCCAATTATGACCATGACGACAAAGCCTGCCCAGATAAAACTTATCTGGGTTAAATGTTATATCATTGTTCATGTTGACCTACTCAGACTAGGTTGACCACGTTTCGGGGTGTTACCAGCACCGCCGAAACTTATTATTGAAATTATACCTTAATCTGAGTAGAAAAACTTACACAATTTCGGTAATTAATTAATATTAAATGCGTTGATAAAAAGGCTTTATCTTAGTATGAAATCCATCGCTATCCATTCTGATTAAAG
Proteins encoded:
- a CDS encoding HNH endonuclease, translated to MFLLLQKTVLFRDHFIPISKGGSDCLGNIVPACLSCNSSKHNIDPKEWYAKQPFYSVKRWRKILKILGKTESTYNQIPLL
- a CDS encoding TolC family protein, with the protein product MGEVQAQSPAPVPIKVPAPPPTKTPPSDENEQPEEKEPQEEVSPEDAPQADQDADSQLPKPEQNPFNKPSIDAIIQKEFNDDMWRLLRGGLPCLETSAVCLQQLQDRAIAQSPLLKEIDARINEANERINEAKARNKKSIQLSILTPALQYLLGPTPISGQPQKGNGLIDNIASIFRGDTGIINGLLNIIGIPLFQGTQGGNADAQRNAIAIGDLQIKVAELQRNRAQLADTIRTKVTELLVEFDEARTDYQTSQVVATRAVDQFKVFEIRYRRGNSDTETYLTRQNTLDNTKAQTYRSWAKMRRSLFKLKLLVLTIKDAEI